The following proteins are co-located in the Cryptococcus neoformans var. grubii H99 chromosome 1, complete sequence genome:
- a CDS encoding dihydroorotase, homodimeric type produces MLQEIVLPSPADFHVHVRQGKMCELVTPQVAKGGVRTAYVMPNLVPPLTSTDAVVSYRAELEKIDSSVQWLMTLYLHPDVTPAEIRKAAKAGIKGVKSYPRGVTTNSNSGIEDYEVYYPVFKAMEEEGMVLNLHGEVPSDAHKNISILNAEVHFLEHLRKLATAFPKLRIVLEHATTSAAVETVASLPSNVACSITAHHLYLTIDEVAPQPHHFCKPLAKEPKDRKALQDAIKSGNEKFFLGSDSAPHPLSNKAPALTEEGAVSACAAGVYTSPILIPLVATLLEGFGALDKLEGFVSGHGRKFYGEPAKEGQELRLRRTKEDEGFVKGTFRGDGVEVMPFWAGKRLGWEIAQ; encoded by the exons ATGCTACAAGAAATtgttcttccctctcctgcCGA ctTCCATGTCCATGTGAGACAAGGGAAAATGTGCGAGCTCGTCACTCCTCAAGTTGCTAAGGGAGGTGTCCGCACCGCGTATGTAATG CCCAACCTCGTCCCGCCTCTCACTTCCACCGATGCTGTGGTATCCTATAGGGCCGAGCTTGAGAAAATTGATTCCTCTGTCCAGTGGCTCATGACCCTTTATTTGCATCCTGATGTAACCCCCGCTGAGATCCGCAAAGCTGCTAAAGCGGGCATCAAAG GTGTCAAGTCCTACCCTCGAGGGGTCACTACCAACTCCAATTCTGGCATCGAAGACTACGAAGTCTACTACCCCGTCTTTAAGGctatggaggaagaaggcatggTCTTGAACTTGCACGGAGAAGTCCCCAGTGACGCTCACAAG AACATCTCAATCCTCAATGCCGAAGTTCACTTCCTCGAACATCTCCGTAAACTCGCCACCGCTTTCCCCAAGCTTCGTATCGTTCTCGAGCATGCTACCACCTCTGCTGCGGTCGAGACTGTTgcttccctcccttccaaCGTCGCCTGTAGTATCACTGCTCACCATCTCTATCTTACCATCGACGAGGTCGCTCCACAACCCCACCACTTTTGCAAGCCTCTTGCTAAGGAGCCCAAGGATAGAAAAGCCCTCCAAGACGCCATCAAGAGCGGGAACGAGAAATTCTTCTTGGGCAGTGATAGTGCCCCCCACCCCTTGTCCAACAAGGCCCCTGCTTTGACTGAAGAGGGTGCTGTGAGCGCTTGTGCCGCCGGTGTATACACCAGCCCCATTTTGATCCCTCTAGTTGCAACCCTTTTGGAAGGTTTCGGCGCTTTGGATAAGCTTGAGGGATTCGTTAGTGGGCACGGAAGGAAGTTCTATGGGGAACCCGCCAAGGAGGGACAGGAGTtaaggttgaggaggacgaaggaggatgaaggttTCGTTAAGGGAACATTCAGGGGTGATGGCGTGGAGGTCATGCCTTTTTGGGCTGGCAAGAGGTTGGGTTGGGAAATTGCTCAATAA
- a CDS encoding aldehyde dehydrogenase family 7 member A1 produces MRSSSVLSLSWTAPHSHRRTLALLPTRQQRNTIIMRAMSNIIGGAETKIASGSRPLSTRAHAVLSALNIPVDNTAPIPGVFDGQWKGSGEEIVSRCPATGEILARVKSASVEETQAAIAKSKEAYRIVRSMPAPKRGEVVRQIREALEAKVSELGNLVSLEMGKIKSEGKGEVQEFIDVCDFATGLSRTMTGRVLPSERPEHVIYEIPNPLGVVGILSAFNFPVAVYGWNLTVALATGNSTIWKPAPSTPLTAIAVTRLIQPVLEKNGLPGATAALVCGGVDVGRTIVGNEDIPLVSFTGSEKVGKEVSKAVSDRFGKTILELGGNNAVIVDKDADLPLALQSVLFAAVGTAGQRCTSTRRLILHKSVAQEFLSKLLPVYDAQAPSPHLMVGDPLQTSTLIGPLHNDGAVKKYEETLQAVTSRGGEILTKRSGRINGMDKEVEGGNWVWPTVVRPKKDDPCWKEEVFAPILYVTEFETLEEAIEINNSVPQGLSSALFTSDLKSLGKWLGPEGSDCGIVNVNVGTSGAEIGAGFGGNKSTGWGRESGGDAWKQYVRWSAATVNYSSKVSLAQGVTFGIDA; encoded by the exons ATGcgctcctcttctgtccTCTCACTTTCCTGGACAGCCCCTCATTCACACAGACGAACActcgctcttctcccaactAGACAACAACGAAACACAATCATCATGCGCGCTATGTCTAACATCATTGGTGGAGCTGAGACCAAGATCGCCTCTGGCTCTCGTCCGCTTTCAACTCGTGCCCACGCAGTCCTTTCTGCTCTCAACATTCCTGTTGATAACACTGCCCCTATCCCCGGTGTCTTCGACGGTCAATGGAAGGGGTCCGGTGAAGAGATCGTTTCTAGATGTCCTGCCACTGGTGAGATTCTGGCTAGAGTCAAAAGT GCCAGCGTCGAGGAAACTCAAGCAGCCATTGCCAAGTCAAAGGAGGCCTACCGGATTGTTCGCTCCATGCCTGCTCCCAAGCGAGGAGAGGTCGTTCGCCAAATCAGGGAAGCTCTTGAGGCCAAGGTGTCGGAGCTCGGTAACCTCGTCAGTTTGGAAATGGGAAAGATCAagagcgaaggcaaggGTGAGGTTCAGGAGTTTATTGATGTT TGTGACTTTGCTACTGGGTTGTCAAGGACTATGACTGGTCGAGTCCTCCCAAGTGAACGTCCTGAGCATGTCATCTACGAAA TCCCTAATCCCCTGGGTGTTGTGGGTATCCTGTCTGCCTTCAATTTCCCT GTGGCCGTCTAC GGCTG GAACCTCACTGTCGCCCTTGCTACTGGTAATTCTACCATTTGGAAGCCCGCACCCTCAACCCCTTTGACGGCAATCGCTGTCACTCGTCTAATCCAGCCCGTTCTCGAGAAAAACGGCCTTCCTGGAGCAACTGCTGCGCTCGTCTGCGGAGGTGTCGATGTCGGGAGGACTATTGTGGGTAATGAGGATATCCCTTTGG TGAGTTTCACAGGAAGTGAGAAGGTCGGTAAGGAGGTCAGTAAGGCTGTAAGCGATCGATTCGGCAAG ACTATCCTTGAACTTGGTGGTAACAATGCCGTTATTGTCGACAAGGACGCCGATCTTCCTCTCGCTCTTCAAAGCGTTCTTTTCGCTGCCGTGGGTACCGCCGGACAGCGATGCACATCCACTCGTCGTCTCATCCTACACAAATCCGTTGCGCAAGAATTCCTTTCTAAGCTCCTTCCTGTCTACGATGCCCAAGCACCTAGCCCTCATTTGATGGTGGGTGACCCTCTCCAGACATCTACCCTTATCGGTCCTCTTCACAACGACGGCGCTGTGAAGAAGTACGAGGAAACGCTTCAAGCTGTGACATCCCGCGGTGGTGAGATCCTTACTAAGCGATCAGGGCGGATTAATGGTATGGACAAGGAGGTCGAGGGCGGTAACTGGGTTTGGCCTACTGTCGTTCGAccaaagaaggatgatccctgctggaaggaagaggtctTCGCCCCCATCCTCTATGTTACCGAATTCGAGActcttgaagaagccatTGAGATCAACAACTCTGTCCCTCAAGGCCTTTCGAGCGCCTTGTTCACTAGTGATCTCAAGTCTCTCGGCAAGTGGCTGGGTCCCGAAGGTTCCGATTGCGGTATCGTGAATGTCAACGTTGGTACCAGTGGTGCTGAAATCGGTGCTGGTTTTGGAGGTAACAAGTCCACTGGTTGGGGACGAGAGTCTGGCGGTGACGCCTGGAAGCAATACGTAAGGTGGTCTGCTGCTACTGTCAACTATTCTAGCAAAGTCTCTCTCGCGCAGGGTGTTACTTTTGGGATTGACGCATAA